The following coding sequences lie in one Opisthocomus hoazin isolate bOpiHoa1 chromosome 7, bOpiHoa1.hap1, whole genome shotgun sequence genomic window:
- the FGF4 gene encoding fibroblast growth factor 4, with protein sequence MPLPAALLPALLLGLLWPGGGVRGRPPPGRLPTGPRQRRWDAALFARSVARLPAERRDGDYLLGIKRLRRLYCNVGIGFHIQVLPDGRIEGIHSENRYSLLEISPVERGVVSIFGVRSGLFVAMNSKGKLYGSTHFNDECKFKEILLPNNYNAYESRIYPGMYIALSKNGRTKKGNKVSPTMTVTHFLPRI encoded by the exons ATGCCTCTCCCTGCCGCTCTCCTCCCGGctctgctcctggggctgctgtggccgggggggggggtacgCGGCCGACCCCCCCCGGGCCGCCTCCCCACCGGCCCCCGCCAACGCCGTTGGGACGCGGCTCTTTTCGCCCGCTCCGTCGCTCGCCTCCCGGCCGAACGCCGCGACGGCGACTACCTCCTGGGCATCAAACGGTTGCGGCGGCTCTACTGCAACGTGGGCATCGGCTTCCACATCCAGGTCCTCCCCGACGGCCGCATCGAAGGGATCCACAGCGAGAATCGATACA GTCTGCTGGAGATCTCCCCCGTGGAAAGAGGAGTGGTGAGCATATTTGGTGTTAGAAGTGGACTCTTCGTGGCCATGAATAGCAAAGGCAAACTCTACGGATCT acCCATTTCAATGACGAGTGCAAATTCAAAGAGATCCTCCTGCCAAACAACTACAATGCTTATGAATCCAGGATTTATCCCGGGATGTACATAGCCCTGAGCAAAAATGGAAGAACAAAGAAAGGCAATAAAGTATCTCCCACAATGACAGTGACACATTTTCTTCCTCGAATCTGA